The Mobula birostris isolate sMobBir1 chromosome 16, sMobBir1.hap1, whole genome shotgun sequence genome contains the following window.
tacaggttgaaactgacaaggaatttgtctacgggtatctcgaacacaacacgccagttttgtaGTCTCTGTCCAAATAAttaagtggagcaagggattaactcgatcatccttcctgctcagactgtcaggagggattcactcgatcatctgaccgattGGCATGCCGatcattttacacaggggggaacccattcatctgctcagacagtgggaatggattcagtcggtcatctcaactgaaggtacaacAGCAAGTTCaaactgggacaaggccattcacctatTTTgcgtgtgagaagggattcagtcagtcttcccagctgcaggcacaccagtcagttcaccctgggcggaggctggtcatctgctgaatttgtggggaaggattcactcggtcatctgacctaatggctcaccagcgagttcacactggggagcggccgttcacctgctcggactgtgggaaaggattcactcagtcatctaaactgaaggtacatcagagagttcacactggggagaggccgttcacctgctcagactgtgggaaggaattcacttggtcatcccaacTGCAGAAACATCGGCGagctcacactggggagaggccgttcacctgctcagactgtgggaagggtttcactcagtcatccaccctaatgtCACACCAcctagttcacactggggagaggccattcacctgctcagactgtgggaagggattcacacagtcatctaaactgaaggtacatcagcgagttcacactggagagaggccattcacctgctcagactgtgggaagggatttacttcgtcatcccaactgaaggtacatcagcgagttcacactggagagaggccattcacctgctcagactgtgggaagggattcactcagtcgtccGCCCTaatgacacaccagcgagttcacactggggagaggccgttcacctgctcagactgtgggaagggattcactcagtcgtccGCCCTaatgacacaccagcgagttcacactggggagaggccgttcacctgctcagactgtgggaagggattcactcacccATTCACTCTAATGGCACACCAACAACTTCACACtgcagagaggccattcacctgctcagactgtgggaagggattcacttcctcatctaaactgaaggtacatcagcgagttcacactggagaggggccattctcctgctcagactgtggtaagggattcacttgctcatctaaactgaaggtacatcagcgagttcacactggagagaggccgttcacctgctcagactgtgggaagggattcactcagtcatccaccctaatggcacaccagcgagttcacactggggagaggccgttcacctgctcagactgcgggaagggattcactcagttatacaccctaatggcacaccagcgagttcacactggggagaggccgttcacctgctcagactgtgggaagggattcacttggtcatcccaactgaaagtacatcagcgagttcacactggggagaggccgttcacctgctcagactgtgggaagggattcacttcctcatctcacctgaaggtacatcagcgagttcacactggggagaggccgttcacctgctcagattgtgggaagggatttacttcgTCATACcgactgaaggtacatcagcgagttcacactggggagaggccgttcacctgctcagactgcgggaagggattcacttgctcatctcacctgaaggtacatcagcgagttcacactggggagcggccattcacctgttcagactgcgggaagggattcacttgctcatctaaactgaaggaacatcagcgagttcacattggggagaggccattcacctgcttagactgcgggaaggaattcactcagtcatccaacctaatgGAACACTggcgagttcacaccgggtagcggctgttcacctgctcagactgtgggaaagggttcactcggtcatctcaactacaaagacaccagcaagttcacactgggtagaggctgatcacctgctcagactgcaggaggagattcactcagtcatccgacttactggtacaccagcgagttcacactggggagaggccattcacctgctcagactgcgggaagggattcactcagtcatccaccctaatggaacaccagcgagttcacaccggggagaggccgttcacctgctcagactgtgggaaatgATTCACTTTTTCACCTCAACTAcaaagacaccagcgagttcacactggggagtggccgttcacctgctctgaatgtgggaagcgattcactcagtcatctaacctcaTGTAACTCTTGCTTAAAATAGGGGTGATAGTCCCCCAGAccggccaaacttgagaaatatcatttgggtggatgctgcgtgatgtgtcccctgttacaaatcagtaccccaaaataacaaacagcatacagtatgcgattaaatgattgagcgTTATAATTATTACtcgactatagggttagtaaagaaatcaaaaaaaaagagcccactctctccattcatgtcttctcatctctccccagcaaaagaccatgaaaatctctcttccagactcacaaggaagaacatttctgtcattggatagccctgcactccaaaaccctgttatctctagtcgtaacctaaacattgctgctacagagaaaccattacctcagcagtgaaacattgcagagaggccattacattagcagtgaaaccttacagcaagttgtacttgtgacacactactgggttcacactggggaggaagtttcaataagctgcatgctggatatttctCCATCACcatgctgaatgcaatttcgagagtgactgtcggtgctgaactctgcaattattgctgctgctcaccacacccagttctgcaccctggtcactgggcatgggaggagtttcttctgctatattcacctttaatgggactggtgtttaatattctggatctgagacaaataaatcagttctattttaaactctgcctcccgtacttagtgaatttataacacaactcgtgtacagtagagagtcaactccggctggctggaccctgccagtgattcagatCCTCGACAGTCCTGTTAAATCCACCCCTGTTGTTCACCTCTTGCTCTCCcagtggtgatgggttccaaacagtcaccactcccTTGAATTCTCCACAAATGAAGAAGTTGagttgactgcagttctgtctaagatgttcttcacccctctaatctctgggctgaggaagaatgacattggtagttaacctcgTTATTcacggctcatttccacattatgggtcattttccctgcttctaaatggtggttagaaaacaccactgtcctctaaagactgaacgcagaatgggaaaccattagttggatgttcaacgaagcagggtcagaaaccagaggcgggtctgcacagggcagagtttggggctctggacgatggtcggggtaagaacgtatgatgaggagaagggaatcagcagcggggcgtggcaacgaatgacagagtaacaACATTTAGAAGgtgattgacagagaaaacaattcggttgtctgactgatgacacaaacaatgcctgatGTGAGGTGatccactggtcgaggaacatgtgtgttgggaatgcttttatctattgagggagttgttcctgcttatTTATCTTGTAATACTATATCAGCATGGTTATTTtggattatcctatctgtaatgATGTATTGATAATCATATAAATTGTGAGATTCTGTTCCTAAAACTGAATCAgacttgaatttatggtgccttaatgaagttacggtggtcattcatgagtttgtattttcaaGCAaggttttggtgaatgatatttgccacttgattgtacctgcataggtaatcagattgagttaatctgctgcaggatcctggaatgtgttggattgtgtctggtttctcttggcattttctgcatttattgcctagtttgtttgtattgtgtatattgttgattttttttttctttttgttaaccaccttgtcctgtatttctgcaaggaacccctctgtttctgggaagaggtctccaactctcagtcaggtgctcgatgcttccttgtcaccatgtcgtctgctcagatcattgggatgtctcccatggagggtcatactcattccactggttaatgttttcttccattgtGATGGTTCacttttctgagttggcctctcatttaagttttctggcctgtatttcttatcacgattgCATATACACACATGGAGTGTTGAAccctgttcatttttgatgaaaatatatacttagaagttttatctgactgttgtgtaatttttgtttatgtgtgttattcctcttcctccttctatccaagatagtgttaatctaagtgggtttgagtgtaaatagtcttttctataTAAGGGGTTTCTTCCTTTATATTACTGCAAAGGCtcctaaaatggcttctttgttatgttataataaaaatggcttttctgtaataataactgcgattTAAGGAGTTCTCTCTCCCCTGTTGctcatctctcactctccctgtggtgatcggttccaaacagtcaccactctgcgtaaagaggtttcccttgaattttctgcagatgaagaagctgagctgactgcggttctgtctgagatgttcttcgcccctgaaatctctgggctgaTGAAAAGTGACATTGGTGGTTAACCTCCTTATtgagggctcatttccacattatgggtcacttTCCCTGCTTCTAAGGGttgttgttagaaaacaccactgtcctctaaagactgaaagcagaatgggaaaccattagttggatgttcaacgaagcagggtcagaaaccagaggcgagtctgcacagggcagagtttggggctctggtcgatggtcagggtaagaacatatgatgaggagaagggaatcagcagtgagGCGTGGCAAcggatgacagagtagcaacatttggaagctgattgacagggaaaataatttggttgtctgactgatggcACAAACAATACCTGATGTGAGGTGCTCCGCTGGttgaggaacatgtgtgtgttgggaatggttttatctattgtgGGAGTTGTTCCTACTTCTTTATCCTGtaatatctggatggttattttaGGTTATCTTATCTGTAATAATGTTATTGATTCATATAAATTGTGAGTTCCTGTCcctaactggatcaggcttgaacttatggtgccttaatgaagttactgtggtcattcatgagtttgtattttaaagcaagattttggtgaatgatatttgccacttgattgtacctttgtaagtaatcagattgagttaaactgctgcaggatcctggaatgtattggattgtgtctggtttctcttggcattttctgcatttattgccttgtttgtttgtattgtatgtatttttgattttttttttctttttgttaaccaccttgtcctgtatttctgcacgGAACCcccctgtttctgggaagaggtctccaactctcagtcaggtgctcgttgcttgtcaacatctagtctgctccgatCGTTGGGatttctcccatggagggtcatactcgttccactggttaatgttttcttccatattgatgattcatttttctgagttggcctctcatttaagttttctggtctgtactTCTTATCACAATTGCATATACACATGGAACATTGAATCCTTTTCATTTCTGATggaaatatatacttagaagtgtAAGAGTTTTTTTTCATGTTAACTGCTatggctaataaaatggcttctttataAATATTAACTGCTGATGTAAGGGCTTCTCGATAGCAGCATATTTGAGTTATAATCATAGATAACTTGACTTTGGAATGCTGTTGCTAAGCAACagaatagatgttattctttcttatgTGTGAAAGCTATTGTTTCTCGTGGACTTTGGTCAGAAGGCGGGGTGGGGACAGAAAGGGGAGACGCGACCCGAgaaatgctgtaagctgggcgactgaacggaccccgagcgggagtccgaggcccagggtcttcggtgaggagaggagacgaggacagCCTCGTGTGGAGCGTTTTGGCTGACCACCGAGAGTGGTGCCATTCAAGGGTCAGCAGAGTTCGGAGGACATCGACTGGAGGAGAGGATACCTGATTCATGAACTCCAACGAATTATTTGTGCAGAGAACTGATAGAGTTACTGACTTGGTGcctttattgtatttgtttctCCTCACCCATCACCAAGAAGTACTTATagagtgtaatcatttaattgcatatggtgtactgtctgttatatTTTTTTCATGTATCTTTTTTTTCATGTATCTATTCCTCTTCCACCTTCTGTCCATGGTAGTGTTAATCTTAAGTAGGTCTGAGTGTAAATAGACTTTTCTaaagttgtcatttcagttcttatttatcttcgTAAATTtcactgattgaaatgggaccaagatattttcattaaaaaaagtCAGTGTCAGTATTCATGGAAGTGTTTCTTGCCTTTggtgtatttgttaactattaagctctgtttggcagggttTTTTTTAGACTTGAACTAacttt
Protein-coding sequences here:
- the LOC140210907 gene encoding uncharacterized protein → MAHQRVHTGERPFTCSDCGKGFTQSSKLKVHQRVHTGERPFTCSDCGKEFTWSSQLQKHRRAHTGERPFTCSDCGKGFTQSSTLMSHHLVHTGERPFTCSDCGKGFTQSSKLKVHQRVHTGERPFTCSDCGKGFTSSSQLKVHQRVHTGERPFTCSDCGKGFTQSSALMTHQRVHTGERPFTCSDCGKGFTQSSALMTHQRVHTGERPFTCSDCGKGFTHPFTLMAHQQLHTAERPFTCSDCGKGFTSSSKLKVHQRVHTGEGPFSCSDCGKGFTCSSKLKVHQRVHTGERPFTCSDCGKGFTQSSTLMAHQRVHTGERPFTCSDCGKGFTQLYTLMAHQRVHTGERPFTCSDCGKGFTWSSQLKVHQRVHTGERPFTCSDCGKGFTSSSHLKVHQRVHTGERPFTCSDCGKGFTSSYRLKVHQRVHTGERPFTCSDCGKGFTCSSHLKVHQRVHTGERPFTCSDCGKGFTCSSKLKEHQRVHIGERPFTCLDCGKEFTQSSNLMEHWRVHTG